Below is a genomic region from Paludicola sp. MB14-C6.
CATAACCGTTCCAAGAAGCATAAATATGCCGACAAACGCAACTAAAGAAATTAACGTTTGGAGTGTCATTAAATCTCTTAATTCTTTTTTAAATAATTTAAAGAACTTCATTTGCTTCCACCGCCTTTTCGAATACTTCCTCAAGGTTTGCCGCGCCAAGCTCTTCTTTTAACTCTGATGGCTTTCCAACAAGCATTAGCTTACCTTTATTAATAATACCAACTCGGTCGGATAAAAACTCGATTTCAAGCATGTTATGGCTTGTAATTAAAAAGGACATTCCTTCATCTGCTAATGTACGAATCATTCTTCTAATTTCAAGCGCATTTAAAATATCAAGCCCTGAAGTTGGTTCATCTAAAATTGCTAATGCCGGCCTTGTCATAATTGCACGAGAAAGCAATAATTTACGAATCATACCGCGACTGTAAGAACCGATTTTATCTTTTAGTCGATCGCCCAATCCACACATAGAAACGGCGTTTTCAACATATTCTTTCTCTTTTTGTTTATCATTTGTAAACAAGGAAGCCATAAACTCAAGATATTTTCTTCCTGTCATATTTTTATATGCTCCAGCTTCGTCAGGAAGATATGTTATGCGCTCTCTTACTTTTTCCGGATGCTTTCTCACACTGATTCCTTCAATAAAAGCATCGCCATCGGTTGGTTGAATCAATGTTGATATCATACGAATGGTCGTTGTTTTTCCCGCACCATTTGGCCCAATCAACGCAAAAATTTCGCCTTTTTGTACATCAAAGCTTACTTCATTAGCCGCTAATACTTTTGTATATTTTTTAGAAAGCTTTTGTACACTTAAAGTAGGTTCCATTAGTATCAACTCCTTACTGAATTTATGAAATTATCTGTATCATAGCAACAATACAATAATACACTTTATAGAATATTTTGTCAATATATATTCTACCGACTTGAATTTTG
It encodes:
- a CDS encoding ABC transporter ATP-binding protein, which gives rise to MEPTLSVQKLSKKYTKVLAANEVSFDVQKGEIFALIGPNGAGKTTTIRMISTLIQPTDGDAFIEGISVRKHPEKVRERITYLPDEAGAYKNMTGRKYLEFMASLFTNDKQKEKEYVENAVSMCGLGDRLKDKIGSYSRGMIRKLLLSRAIMTRPALAILDEPTSGLDILNALEIRRMIRTLADEGMSFLITSHNMLEIEFLSDRVGIINKGKLMLVGKPSELKEELGAANLEEVFEKAVEANEVL